The following coding sequences lie in one Prevotella nigrescens genomic window:
- a CDS encoding DUF5686 family protein, translating into MVFLLLGLFIRITTTAAQDLHCTVIDAQTQDTIAYANATYKNLKITAAANQHGIFTIARRNGELLEITSVGYKLRKIKITEKTPDTVLITLIPTSKQLEGVVIKAKRRHRYSRKDNPAVELMRRVIAAKHKTNLNNHDYYQYDKYQKVTMALNNITQAQLETGMFKNAPWLREQVETCPYNNKMILPVSVDETVTQHIYRKNPKDEKDIIKGQSTKGISQLIQTGDAINTIVKDLFKDIDLYDDQVDLLQARFPSPIGSAAISFYHFYIDDTVKVGNDDCIRLQFMPANPQDFGFRGELYVLNDSSLHVRRCDMQLPAGTGVNFVAAMKFKQEYSKLPESGDWVLTKDDMMAELELVSMLRQVLVVRTTSLQDYSFAPIDPRLFKGKAKKTYDPNAKLRDDEFWAQHRSTALTKGERNMGDFIKRMGRTKGFKTMMFAVKAFAENFVETGSEKTPSKIDIGPVNTFLSKNYIDGIRLRAAARTTANLSPHWFAEGYYAYGTKSKAHYYGSKITYSFNKPEYQPTEFPVRTLYFESERDLESPSDKYLVHNKDNIFMAFRPVKVEKLYLYNRQKLGFQWETNYGLSTQLKLNTESNRPMGKLVYERMDGSFVDKVRMTSFTIGFDYRPGQSYINSKQRRIEVNLDAPQFTLTHTFGLKNVLGGQFNYNLTELSVYKRIWFGSWGKLDTRLKAGAQWNKVPYHLLIMPPVNTSFFEHQGSFNLMENMEFLNDRYAQFNFAWDLEGKIFNRLPLVRRLKWREYVAFKGMWGHLTDKNNPLLPQNAADTKLYKFPEGTNVMGKNPYLELVIGVHNIFKMFEIDYVRRLTYTTLPGISKHGIRFGFNLVF; encoded by the coding sequence ATGGTCTTCTTGCTACTCGGACTGTTCATAAGGATAACAACGACAGCGGCGCAAGACCTGCACTGCACGGTAATAGACGCCCAGACACAAGACACAATAGCTTATGCGAATGCCACTTACAAAAATTTAAAGATTACAGCAGCTGCCAACCAGCATGGCATTTTCACCATTGCAAGGCGTAACGGAGAATTACTTGAAATTACATCAGTGGGCTACAAGCTACGTAAAATAAAGATTACGGAGAAGACACCTGACACTGTTCTCATTACGTTGATACCTACTTCGAAACAGCTGGAAGGCGTTGTCATAAAGGCAAAACGACGCCATCGCTATTCAAGAAAGGACAATCCAGCCGTAGAACTCATGCGACGGGTCATCGCTGCAAAGCATAAGACGAACTTAAACAACCACGATTACTATCAATACGACAAGTATCAGAAGGTAACGATGGCGCTAAACAACATTACGCAAGCCCAACTGGAGACGGGAATGTTCAAGAATGCACCTTGGTTAAGGGAGCAAGTGGAGACCTGTCCCTACAATAACAAGATGATATTGCCTGTCTCTGTAGACGAAACAGTTACGCAACACATCTACAGAAAGAACCCTAAGGACGAGAAAGACATCATAAAAGGGCAAAGCACAAAGGGCATTTCGCAACTCATTCAGACGGGTGATGCCATCAATACCATAGTGAAAGACTTGTTCAAAGATATTGACTTGTACGACGACCAGGTAGATTTGTTGCAGGCACGCTTCCCCTCTCCCATCGGTTCAGCAGCCATTTCGTTCTATCATTTCTACATCGACGACACGGTAAAGGTAGGCAACGACGATTGTATAAGGCTCCAATTCATGCCTGCAAACCCGCAAGACTTTGGCTTCAGAGGCGAATTGTACGTACTAAACGACAGTTCCCTGCATGTAAGACGGTGCGACATGCAGCTCCCCGCAGGCACCGGCGTCAACTTTGTGGCTGCCATGAAGTTCAAGCAAGAGTACTCCAAGTTGCCCGAAAGCGGCGATTGGGTACTTACGAAAGACGACATGATGGCAGAATTGGAACTGGTCAGCATGCTCAGACAGGTGCTCGTGGTGCGCACAACAAGTCTTCAGGACTATTCGTTTGCCCCTATCGACCCACGACTTTTCAAGGGAAAAGCCAAGAAGACATACGATCCGAATGCGAAATTGCGCGACGACGAGTTCTGGGCACAGCACCGCAGCACTGCATTAACCAAGGGGGAACGCAACATGGGCGACTTTATCAAGCGCATGGGACGTACCAAAGGCTTCAAAACAATGATGTTTGCAGTGAAGGCTTTCGCCGAAAACTTTGTGGAAACGGGCTCTGAAAAGACTCCAAGCAAGATAGACATAGGTCCCGTAAACACCTTCTTGTCGAAGAACTACATAGACGGAATACGCCTGAGGGCGGCTGCACGAACCACCGCAAACCTTAGTCCGCATTGGTTTGCAGAGGGATATTATGCTTACGGAACGAAGTCGAAAGCCCATTATTACGGCAGTAAGATAACGTATTCGTTCAATAAACCCGAGTATCAACCGACTGAATTTCCTGTCAGGACGCTCTATTTTGAATCGGAAAGAGACTTGGAATCGCCATCAGACAAGTATCTTGTGCACAACAAAGACAACATTTTCATGGCTTTCCGCCCTGTCAAGGTAGAGAAGTTATACCTGTACAACAGGCAGAAGCTGGGCTTCCAATGGGAAACAAACTATGGTCTTTCCACGCAGTTAAAGCTGAATACCGAAAGCAACCGACCAATGGGAAAACTCGTTTACGAGCGTATGGACGGGTCGTTTGTAGACAAAGTGCGCATGACATCGTTTACAATAGGCTTCGATTACCGTCCCGGACAGAGCTATATCAACTCGAAACAGCGGCGGATTGAGGTAAATTTAGATGCGCCGCAGTTTACATTGACCCACACTTTCGGCTTAAAGAACGTGCTGGGTGGACAGTTCAACTACAACCTGACGGAGCTTTCGGTCTATAAGCGTATATGGTTTGGAAGCTGGGGAAAGCTCGATACCCGCCTAAAGGCAGGTGCGCAGTGGAACAAAGTGCCCTATCATCTGCTTATAATGCCCCCCGTCAACACCTCGTTCTTCGAGCATCAGGGTTCGTTCAACCTTATGGAGAACATGGAATTCCTTAACGACCGCTACGCACAGTTTAACTTTGCGTGGGACTTGGAGGGCAAGATATTCAACCGTCTTCCGCTTGTAAGACGGCTGAAATGGCGCGAATACGTTGCGTTCAAAGGTATGTGGGGACATCTTACCGACAAGAACAACCCGCTGTTGCCACAGAATGCTGCCGACACAAAGCTGTACAAGTTCCCCGAAGGTACCAACGTCATGGGCAAAAATCCCTACCTGGAACTTGTAATAGGCGTGCACAACATATTCAAGATGTTCGAGATAGACTATGTCCGACGCCTTACCTACACCACCCTGCCCGGCATCTCGAAACACGGAATACGCTTCGGCTTCAACCTTGTTTTCTAA
- a CDS encoding inositol-3-phosphate synthase — MKQGKVAPAEGKLGIMVVGCGAVATTFMTGVLMARKGLAKPIGAMTQYDKIRVGKGKDKKYLHYKDIVPLADMNDIVFGTWDAYPQNAYQAAVYAEVLKAKDIEPVRDELEKIKPLKAAFDKNYAKRIDGDNVKQGLTRWEMVEELRKDIQNFRQEKGLKRVVVLWAASTEIYVPYQEDFHGTLEKLETAMKTDDREHIAPSMCYAYAALTEGCPFIMGAPNTTVDIPAMWELAEKTRMPIAGKDFKTGQTLVKSGFAPIIKTRSLGLSGWFSTNILGNRDGLVLDEPANFRTKEVSKLSTLETICKAEEQPDLYGNIYHKVRINYYPPRNDDKEGWDNIDIFGWMGYPMQIKINFLCRDSILAAPLLLDLALLSDLAARDGRYGIQRFLSFYLKSPMHDFTRGEEAVNNLFEQYTMLKNAIREMGGYEADEEID, encoded by the coding sequence ATGAAACAAGGAAAAGTTGCACCCGCAGAAGGTAAATTGGGTATCATGGTTGTAGGGTGTGGAGCCGTTGCAACTACTTTCATGACTGGCGTTTTAATGGCGCGCAAAGGCTTGGCAAAACCTATTGGCGCAATGACACAATACGACAAGATTCGTGTTGGAAAGGGTAAAGACAAGAAATATCTACACTACAAAGACATTGTACCACTTGCCGACATGAACGATATAGTGTTCGGAACGTGGGACGCTTACCCTCAAAACGCCTATCAGGCGGCTGTCTATGCCGAAGTTTTAAAGGCTAAGGACATAGAACCGGTACGCGATGAGCTTGAAAAAATAAAGCCATTGAAGGCTGCTTTCGACAAAAACTATGCGAAACGCATAGACGGCGACAACGTGAAACAAGGTCTTACACGCTGGGAAATGGTGGAAGAACTGCGCAAAGACATTCAAAACTTCCGACAAGAGAAGGGTCTTAAGCGTGTAGTAGTGCTGTGGGCGGCATCTACAGAGATATATGTGCCCTACCAAGAAGACTTCCATGGTACGCTCGAAAAGCTCGAAACGGCAATGAAAACCGACGACCGCGAACACATCGCACCGTCTATGTGCTATGCATACGCGGCACTGACGGAGGGCTGTCCGTTCATCATGGGCGCACCAAACACCACGGTAGACATTCCTGCCATGTGGGAACTGGCAGAAAAGACACGCATGCCAATTGCCGGAAAGGACTTCAAGACAGGTCAGACACTCGTTAAATCGGGTTTCGCACCAATCATTAAGACACGCTCGTTGGGCTTGAGCGGCTGGTTCTCAACCAATATCCTGGGGAACCGCGACGGCCTTGTGCTCGACGAACCAGCCAACTTCCGCACGAAAGAAGTAAGCAAACTCTCTACATTAGAGACCATTTGCAAAGCCGAAGAGCAACCCGACCTGTACGGAAACATCTATCACAAGGTGCGAATTAACTACTATCCACCCCGCAACGACGACAAAGAAGGCTGGGATAACATAGACATCTTCGGGTGGATGGGCTATCCAATGCAAATAAAAATAAACTTCCTCTGTCGCGATTCTATCCTCGCTGCACCGCTATTGCTCGACCTTGCCTTGCTAAGCGACCTTGCTGCACGAGACGGACGCTACGGTATCCAACGCTTCTTGAGCTTCTATCTCAAGAGCCCAATGCACGATTTCACACGCGGAGAGGAGGCTGTCAACAACCTATTCGAGCAATATACAATGCTCAAAAATGCAATCCGCGAGATGGGCGGCTATGAAGCTGATGAAGAAATTGACTAA
- a CDS encoding HAD family hydrolase, translated as MTEGYIFDYGGTIDTAGCHWGIKIWHAYQHFQYPVNEQQYREAYIYAERMLGRNPIIQPDFTFRRTLDEKIKLQFQYLQQQGLIAATGFSFANKRTKLVEKLYADVAKTVEESKKELLKLNESYPLVLVSNFYGNIEVVLQEFGLDGIFCKIIESAVVKVRKPDPRIYQLGVEALHLPPENIVVVGDSYAKDIVPAHSIGCKTVWLKGESWSADEPGQGVADRVITSLKELNA; from the coding sequence ATGACAGAAGGATATATATTCGACTATGGCGGCACCATAGACACGGCAGGGTGCCACTGGGGCATAAAAATCTGGCACGCATACCAGCATTTTCAGTACCCTGTGAACGAGCAGCAATATCGCGAAGCCTACATATATGCAGAGCGAATGTTGGGCAGAAACCCCATCATTCAGCCCGATTTCACATTCCGCCGTACGTTAGACGAGAAGATAAAACTGCAGTTTCAGTATCTGCAACAACAAGGACTGATTGCAGCAACGGGCTTTTCGTTTGCCAATAAACGAACCAAGCTGGTGGAAAAGCTATACGCTGACGTTGCAAAGACGGTGGAAGAAAGCAAGAAAGAGCTGCTGAAACTCAACGAAAGCTATCCGCTTGTGTTGGTAAGCAACTTCTATGGCAACATCGAAGTAGTGCTACAAGAGTTTGGCTTAGACGGTATCTTCTGTAAAATCATAGAAAGCGCAGTGGTAAAGGTGCGCAAACCCGACCCACGCATCTATCAATTGGGTGTGGAAGCACTGCATTTGCCACCCGAAAACATAGTTGTGGTGGGCGACAGCTATGCCAAAGACATTGTGCCGGCACACTCCATTGGCTGCAAAACCGTATGGCTAAAAGGCGAAAGTTGGTCTGCCGACGAACCCGGACAAGGCGTGGCTGACCGTGTAATAACAAGTCTGAAAGAACTAAATGCGTAA
- a CDS encoding CDP-alcohol phosphatidyltransferase family protein has protein sequence MNMENKTFGELLKASMKSDDTEEWIDVYFTRPVGLAFALLWHRLGVSPNTITLLSIVLGVAAGAMFYFQNLCYNIIGVVLLVLANLCDSTDGQLARLTNQRSMKGRCLDGFAGDTWFFAIYLAISLRLWHQTMPGTTEVWGPFGLALAAIAGFVCHAQQSSLADYYRQIHLYFLKGKAGSELDSYVAEHAIVESLKGKKGVFWDKAFHSNYQNYCKNQERRTPEFQKLRHALTERYGPNVENIPTEWKEKFLDGSRPLMPLTNFLTFNSRAIIIYITVLADCPWVYLFVEILLYTVVYMYMHKQHEELCKQMHKQLTT, from the coding sequence ATGAATATGGAAAACAAAACATTTGGCGAGCTGCTAAAGGCTTCCATGAAATCGGACGACACGGAAGAGTGGATCGATGTGTACTTCACGCGACCCGTCGGGCTGGCTTTCGCCTTGCTGTGGCACCGCTTGGGCGTTTCTCCAAACACCATAACCCTTCTGTCTATCGTCTTGGGCGTGGCAGCAGGGGCTATGTTCTATTTTCAAAATCTGTGCTATAATATAATAGGTGTAGTACTTTTGGTGTTGGCAAACCTTTGCGACTCTACCGACGGACAGCTCGCCCGGCTCACCAACCAGCGCTCCATGAAGGGGCGATGCTTGGACGGCTTTGCCGGCGACACATGGTTTTTTGCCATCTACTTGGCAATCTCGCTGCGACTCTGGCACCAGACAATGCCAGGCACAACCGAGGTTTGGGGACCTTTCGGTCTTGCTCTTGCAGCCATTGCCGGCTTCGTTTGCCACGCACAACAAAGTTCGCTTGCCGATTACTACCGTCAAATTCATCTCTATTTCCTTAAGGGCAAGGCTGGCTCAGAACTCGATAGCTATGTCGCAGAACATGCCATCGTAGAGAGTTTAAAGGGGAAAAAGGGTGTGTTCTGGGACAAAGCGTTCCACAGCAACTACCAGAACTATTGCAAAAATCAGGAACGGCGCACACCGGAATTTCAGAAATTACGGCACGCATTGACCGAACGCTATGGACCAAACGTAGAGAACATACCAACCGAATGGAAAGAAAAGTTTCTCGATGGCAGTCGCCCGCTCATGCCATTAACCAACTTCTTGACGTTCAATTCGCGCGCAATCATTATTTATATAACGGTTCTGGCAGATTGTCCGTGGGTGTATCTCTTTGTCGAAATACTGCTCTACACAGTTGTTTATATGTATATGCACAAGCAACACGAAGAGCTTTGCAAGCAAATGCACAAACAATTAACAACCTAA
- a CDS encoding NDP-sugar synthase has protein sequence MKYAIIAAGNGSRLAQEGITVPKPLVEINGERLIDRLVRVFCNNNATEIVVICNEEITDVAAHLAYIQQHGLAGRTVPLHFMVKSTPSSMHSFAALSKWLTDEPFVLTTVDTIFKEDEFRAYIDAFTLAMKRGVKAYMGVTAYIDDEKPLYVGTDEQLDITGFYDNNDMNCTYISGGIYGLTPKTLHTLSRCMQRNESRMRNFQRALIADGCKTVAHTFTKVLDIDHASDIEKAELFLNDTACEP, from the coding sequence ATGAAGTATGCCATTATCGCCGCAGGAAACGGCTCACGACTTGCCCAAGAGGGCATAACGGTGCCGAAGCCATTGGTGGAAATCAATGGAGAACGACTCATAGACCGCCTTGTCCGAGTGTTCTGCAACAACAATGCCACCGAAATTGTGGTTATCTGCAACGAAGAAATCACCGATGTGGCAGCACATCTTGCCTACATTCAGCAACACGGATTGGCGGGAAGGACTGTCCCCCTGCACTTTATGGTGAAGTCTACGCCCAGTTCCATGCACAGTTTTGCAGCATTAAGCAAATGGCTGACCGACGAACCTTTCGTGCTGACAACCGTCGATACCATTTTCAAAGAAGACGAGTTTAGGGCTTATATCGATGCTTTTACACTGGCAATGAAGCGTGGCGTGAAGGCGTATATGGGCGTAACGGCTTACATAGACGACGAAAAGCCGCTGTATGTGGGTACCGACGAACAGCTTGACATCACTGGGTTTTACGACAACAACGACATGAACTGCACCTATATTTCGGGTGGTATCTACGGACTGACACCCAAAACGCTCCACACGCTCAGCCGTTGCATGCAGCGGAACGAAAGCCGAATGCGCAATTTTCAGCGGGCACTGATTGCCGATGGCTGTAAAACGGTGGCTCATACCTTTACGAAGGTGCTCGACATAGACCACGCTTCCGACATAGAAAAGGCAGAACTGTTCCTAAACGACACCGCATGCGAACCATAG
- the ribH gene encoding 6,7-dimethyl-8-ribityllumazine synthase → MSTALHNLSDYNLDSVPDASNMCFGIIVSEWNSEITGALLDGAVRTLEKHGAIPENIHVKTVPGSFELVYGAHQMTLNGGYDAIIILGSVIRGETPHFDYICQGVTYGISRLNASCEIPIIYGLLTTNDLQQAKDRSGGRLGNKGDECAIVAIKMAKF, encoded by the coding sequence ATGTCTACAGCATTACACAATTTGTCCGACTACAACCTCGATTCTGTACCCGATGCAAGCAATATGTGCTTCGGAATAATAGTGTCTGAGTGGAACTCAGAGATTACCGGGGCGCTTCTCGACGGTGCTGTCAGGACGTTGGAGAAGCACGGAGCCATTCCCGAAAACATTCATGTGAAGACCGTTCCAGGCAGTTTTGAACTGGTTTATGGTGCCCACCAGATGACGCTGAACGGCGGTTACGATGCAATCATCATACTTGGAAGTGTCATAAGGGGCGAAACTCCACACTTCGACTATATCTGTCAGGGTGTAACGTATGGCATTTCAAGGCTCAATGCAAGTTGCGAGATACCCATAATATATGGTCTTCTCACCACAAACGACCTGCAACAAGCAAAGGACAGAAGTGGTGGGAGGCTCGGAAACAAAGGCGACGAGTGTGCAATTGTAGCCATAAAGATGGCTAAGTTCTAA
- a CDS encoding tetratricopeptide repeat protein, which yields MVNKKAEGTYEDTLNKSEAFFVKHGKTVIIAIAAVIVVVAGVFLYRNFIVEPQEEEASTELAQAQKLFQTQQYDQALKAFQKVQSDYSSTNAGNLANLYVGLCYAHQEKPNWAKALENVQKFSTADDQIISPASQMALGDIYANNNQNDKAVESFKKAADMANAKGFEGLNISIAPLALRKAGIILESEGKKADALKLYQEIKTKYVTSPMYQDIDKYIERASN from the coding sequence ATGGTAAACAAAAAAGCAGAGGGTACCTACGAAGACACCCTCAACAAGTCAGAAGCCTTCTTTGTGAAGCACGGAAAGACCGTAATCATTGCCATAGCGGCAGTCATTGTAGTAGTTGCCGGAGTCTTTTTGTATAGGAATTTCATTGTAGAACCACAAGAGGAAGAAGCAAGCACAGAGCTGGCACAAGCTCAGAAGCTCTTCCAGACACAGCAATACGACCAGGCTCTCAAGGCATTCCAGAAGGTTCAAAGCGATTATAGCAGCACCAATGCAGGCAATCTTGCCAATCTTTACGTCGGACTTTGCTATGCACACCAGGAAAAACCCAACTGGGCAAAGGCTTTGGAGAACGTCCAGAAGTTCTCAACAGCCGACGATCAAATCATAAGTCCAGCCTCTCAAATGGCTCTCGGAGACATTTACGCCAACAACAACCAGAACGACAAGGCTGTGGAAAGCTTCAAGAAGGCTGCCGACATGGCGAATGCAAAGGGCTTCGAAGGGCTGAACATCAGCATAGCACCACTTGCTTTGAGGAAAGCAGGCATTATTCTGGAGAGCGAAGGCAAGAAAGCCGATGCCCTGAAGCTGTACCAAGAGATTAAGACAAAGTATGTAACGTCTCCAATGTACCAGGATATTGACAAGTACATTGAACGCGCAAGCAACTAA